One genomic window of Trichlorobacter lovleyi includes the following:
- a CDS encoding SemiSWEET family sugar transporter gives MTPTLIGLLAGLLTSVAALPQVIKTWRSRHARDLSIWQPLLLSVGVALWLIYGMLIGDTPLILANITPLICNLLLTAMKIRFKGNDPEQDEETPP, from the coding sequence ATGACTCCCACCCTGATCGGTCTGCTAGCGGGACTGCTTACCAGTGTTGCCGCCCTGCCGCAGGTTATCAAGACCTGGCGCAGCCGTCATGCACGGGATCTTTCCATCTGGCAGCCACTTCTTTTGTCCGTCGGGGTTGCATTGTGGTTAATCTACGGTATGCTGATCGGCGATACGCCCCTGATCCTTGCCAACATCACGCCACTGATTTGTAACCTGCTGTTAACGGCTATGAAGATCAGATTCAAAGGCAATGACCCGGAACAAGACGAGGAGACACCACCATGA
- a CDS encoding RNA methyltransferase, with the protein MPPSLTGLSVILVEPQFPGNIGMVCRAMKNMGLSRLRLVAGCDHLHPEAFKFAVSAKDLLEQAELFDSLSDALADISVSVATTRRSGKYRQELLSPPQAAQALLQAPGSAALVFGREDHGLSTTDLSLCTLQATIPSSSEYGSLNLAQAALIFCYELFGAAAAETGSVQRTPAPSGELEPLFTHMEQTLLRIGHLNPQNPDHIMRSLRRIFFRSGLDSREVAILRGMLSQIDWAAGDFNNRKKTS; encoded by the coding sequence ATGCCGCCATCACTTACCGGTCTTTCCGTCATCCTTGTCGAGCCCCAGTTCCCGGGCAATATCGGCATGGTCTGCCGTGCCATGAAAAACATGGGGCTTTCACGTCTGCGCCTGGTGGCAGGCTGCGACCACCTGCACCCCGAGGCATTCAAATTTGCGGTCTCGGCCAAAGACCTGCTGGAACAGGCAGAGCTGTTCGACAGCCTGTCGGACGCCCTGGCAGATATCAGCGTTTCAGTGGCGACCACACGGCGCAGCGGCAAATACCGTCAAGAGCTGCTCAGCCCTCCCCAGGCGGCCCAGGCACTGTTACAGGCACCGGGGTCTGCAGCGCTGGTCTTCGGACGTGAAGACCACGGGCTCTCCACAACGGACCTCTCCCTCTGCACGCTGCAGGCAACCATACCGTCAAGTTCCGAGTACGGTTCACTTAACCTCGCCCAGGCAGCCCTGATCTTCTGCTATGAGCTGTTCGGTGCAGCAGCCGCGGAGACCGGCTCCGTGCAACGGACTCCGGCACCATCCGGAGAACTTGAACCGCTGTTCACCCACATGGAACAGACCCTGTTGCGAATCGGCCATTTAAATCCCCAAAACCCTGACCACATCATGCGTTCGCTGCGCCGTATATTTTTCCGGTCCGGGCTTGACAGCCGCGAGGTTGCCATCCTGCGCGGCATGTTATCCCAGATAGACTGGGCAGCCGGTGACTTCAACAACCGAAAAAAAACATCATGA
- a CDS encoding GTPase-activating protein: MLILPRSNPLYENIPVQKINLPEAMKKMGTGGFTGYLGYGSNSSEGYLIFIKGALISTLVLEGSTRKSGFEAVTSLFSHALAEGGVINVYRMTVDLAVCTHALLHGNVVFKPELVSNLDLKAVLARMKSQALNGTMLFSTPDRSAMIFCKEGTPIGFYHDAAQEIENSPAESQRIAALPGAMLEIRSTPPAEELLHHNFLETLNIERLWQASYSRHTASQAKPAPAAAPPVEPRTSPEPDKTTEEPPSDKEAQLAEIVDDLQEIARAYLGRQGADLVDELLDLVGGRAALLDSQKQTAFLAAMSAQAPDIDPEAKTEEMIDLMRSEVAGRLSV, translated from the coding sequence ATGTTGATCCTGCCGCGCTCCAACCCCCTCTACGAAAACATCCCGGTTCAAAAGATCAATCTGCCCGAAGCCATGAAAAAGATGGGGACGGGCGGTTTTACCGGTTATCTGGGCTACGGTTCAAACAGTTCGGAAGGCTACCTCATCTTCATCAAAGGTGCCTTGATCAGCACGCTCGTGCTGGAAGGAAGCACCCGCAAAAGCGGTTTTGAGGCCGTCACCAGCCTGTTCAGCCACGCCCTTGCCGAAGGCGGCGTTATCAACGTCTACCGGATGACCGTTGACCTGGCGGTCTGCACCCATGCGCTGTTGCATGGCAACGTGGTATTCAAGCCCGAACTGGTCAGCAACCTGGATCTCAAGGCCGTCCTGGCCCGAATGAAGAGCCAGGCGCTGAACGGCACCATGCTGTTCTCGACGCCGGATCGCAGCGCCATGATATTCTGCAAGGAAGGCACACCGATCGGCTTCTATCACGATGCAGCGCAGGAAATTGAAAACTCTCCCGCTGAATCGCAACGGATCGCCGCCTTGCCCGGGGCCATGCTCGAAATACGCAGCACGCCACCAGCTGAAGAGCTGCTGCACCATAATTTCCTTGAAACCCTCAACATAGAACGCCTCTGGCAGGCATCGTACAGTCGTCATACCGCAAGCCAGGCCAAACCGGCTCCGGCAGCAGCTCCACCTGTTGAGCCCCGGACCTCACCGGAGCCGGACAAGACAACCGAAGAGCCGCCCAGCGATAAAGAAGCCCAATTGGCCGAGATTGTCGACGACCTGCAGGAAATTGCCAGAGCCTACCTGGGACGCCAGGGGGCAGATCTGGTAGACGAGCTGCTTGACCTTGTGGGTGGCAGGGCCGCGCTGCTCGACAGCCAGAAACAGACCGCCTTTCTGGCTGCCATGTCCGCCCAGGCCCCTGACATTGACCCGGAAGCAAAAACTGAAGAGATGATTGATCTGATGCGCTCCGAAGTTGCCGGACGCCTGTCCGTCTAG
- a CDS encoding tetratricopeptide repeat protein, which translates to MSKKDKLLADAQKLLQKGQADKAITCYQEVLAADPADLRVRQRLAELLAKSRRADEARKELETIGKNLTANGFYMKAIAVYKQIEKLFPDDIAIALTLAGLNEKHGLSANALSEYKRAYDYFERLQNHGEALKALEAMQRIDAHNPNIKLKYAEVLFQQRRLDEALEAFRSLGLLLVERRDDTAFSRLAGRLSQLFPDKGDFTCSVIEQKITDGGAEQAAALLQVLIKANPQQLSAWRLLVQAYRSLENATRLKTVCQHFIRFFPSELFPREQLIRVLLDEQDTAAALTLMDESEQLFIAAGAAGTLREFYLALNDLVPINIRILKGCARACEAAGLSEEAASFAAKIGSLAGLGGGQPAAAVSVEEEPAAVELEELLPEVEPEIELELQTAGAIETAGTPEPTHGTGPRELDISDFSDAKASLEADFYEIEVELDEDLGGAAAAPADTWFETVNDIFDNIQTETGKVRFGAGLENNDAQSQYDLGLAFHEMGLYDEAINALRQAAEDPERRVSCLILQGACLRDKGELLLAENALRALLALPSLSAEDSCALKYELALTLTVLGKNDEAWAFLEEVERINPAYRDVSARLHDASEGKSVGGLDFSEDELLDFELK; encoded by the coding sequence GTGAGCAAAAAGGACAAATTACTCGCAGATGCCCAGAAGCTGCTGCAAAAAGGGCAGGCCGACAAGGCTATCACCTGCTACCAGGAGGTCTTGGCGGCGGATCCTGCTGACCTGAGGGTGCGCCAACGCCTTGCTGAACTGCTTGCCAAGTCTCGGCGTGCTGATGAGGCACGTAAAGAACTCGAAACCATTGGTAAAAACCTGACTGCAAACGGTTTTTACATGAAGGCCATTGCGGTCTACAAGCAGATAGAGAAGCTGTTTCCGGACGACATCGCCATTGCCCTGACGTTGGCGGGGCTGAACGAAAAACATGGCCTTTCCGCCAATGCGCTGTCTGAATATAAACGGGCGTATGATTATTTTGAGCGGCTGCAGAATCATGGTGAGGCCTTAAAAGCACTTGAGGCCATGCAGCGGATAGATGCCCATAACCCCAATATCAAGCTGAAGTACGCTGAAGTGCTGTTTCAACAGAGGCGGCTCGATGAAGCGCTGGAGGCATTCAGGTCGCTTGGACTGCTGCTGGTGGAGCGAAGGGATGATACTGCCTTTTCCCGCCTTGCGGGGCGCCTTTCCCAGCTTTTCCCGGACAAGGGAGACTTTACCTGTTCGGTTATTGAGCAAAAGATCACTGATGGCGGTGCAGAGCAGGCGGCTGCACTGTTGCAGGTACTGATCAAGGCCAATCCACAGCAGCTGTCTGCTTGGCGGCTGTTGGTACAGGCATACCGTTCGCTTGAAAATGCTACCCGCCTCAAGACGGTCTGTCAGCATTTTATCAGATTTTTCCCCTCAGAGCTGTTTCCCCGTGAGCAGTTGATCCGTGTCCTGCTGGACGAACAGGACACCGCCGCTGCATTGACCCTTATGGATGAGAGTGAACAGCTTTTCATTGCTGCCGGCGCTGCGGGAACACTGCGTGAATTCTATCTGGCCCTGAACGATCTGGTGCCGATCAATATCCGGATTCTGAAAGGCTGTGCCCGGGCATGTGAGGCTGCAGGACTGAGTGAAGAGGCCGCTTCCTTTGCCGCCAAGATTGGCTCACTGGCAGGCCTGGGGGGAGGGCAGCCGGCAGCTGCGGTATCTGTTGAAGAAGAACCGGCTGCTGTGGAGTTGGAAGAACTGCTGCCGGAGGTGGAGCCTGAGATCGAACTGGAGCTGCAGACTGCCGGGGCGATTGAAACTGCGGGCACGCCGGAGCCAACCCATGGCACGGGGCCGCGTGAGCTGGATATCAGTGACTTCAGCGATGCCAAGGCCTCACTTGAAGCGGATTTTTACGAGATTGAGGTTGAGCTGGACGAAGATCTTGGCGGTGCTGCCGCTGCACCTGCAGATACCTGGTTTGAAACCGTTAACGACATTTTTGACAACATCCAGACCGAGACCGGCAAGGTCCGTTTTGGTGCCGGCTTGGAAAACAACGATGCCCAGTCCCAGTACGACCTGGGCTTGGCCTTCCATGAGATGGGACTCTATGATGAGGCGATCAACGCCCTGCGTCAGGCAGCAGAAGACCCTGAACGCCGTGTCTCCTGTCTGATTCTGCAGGGGGCCTGTCTCAGGGATAAGGGTGAGCTGCTGCTGGCAGAGAATGCGCTGCGTGCATTGCTTGCGTTACCCTCGCTTTCTGCTGAGGATAGCTGCGCGCTTAAATATGAACTGGCATTGACCCTGACTGTTTTGGGCAAAAACGATGAGGCCTGGGCATTCCTGGAGGAGGTTGAGCGGATAAATCCCGCCTACCGTGACGTCTCAGCACGTCTGCATGATGCTTCAGAAGGGAAGAGTGTCGGCGGGCTTGACTTCAGTGAAGATGAACTGCTGGATTTTGAATTGAAATAG
- a CDS encoding NADP-dependent malic enzyme, with product MAKIKDALEYHSMGRKGKIEVISTKPCQTAADLSLAYSPGVAEPCLAIEKNPDDAYKYTAKGNLVAVVSNGTAVLGLGNLGALAGKPVMEGKGVLFKRFADIDVFDIELDTENPDEIIKACQLLEPTFGGINLEDIKAPECFYIEEELKKTMKIPVFHDDQHGTAIISSAALINALELVGKNIEDIRIVVNGAGASANSCAKLAIALGVKPNNMIMCDTKGVIYKGRKEGMNPYKELFAAETPFRTLEEAAKGADVLFGLSAKGAFTADMVRSMAPNPIIFAMANPDPEITPDEARAARGDVIIATGRSDYPNQVNNVLGFPFIFRGALDVRASCINEEMKLAAVKALAKLAREEVPDSVSKAYGNLKFSFGREYIIPKPFDPRVLLHVAPAIAQAAMDSGVARQPIEDMEKYIEHLESTQGKSKEIMRYIINKAKTDPKRVAFPEGDNEKMLRAAQILVDEGIAKPILIGNSIKIRNKIDELGLNLDDVQIVDTEHSKFTEPYAQELYRLRQRKGITETEAGRIIRRKSRNHFGAMMVRMGDADAMLSGIDAHYPETIRPALEVVGKQPNLTSVHGMYMMVFKKGVYFMADTTVEIDPSAEELAETAILAAQNVKVFDIDPRVAMLSFSNFGSVRHPLSDKVRRAVEIVKEREPDLIIDGEMQADTAVVQELLDHFKFSKLKNTANVLIFPDLNSGNIAYKLLARLGGAEAIGPILMGMQKPVHVLQRGDDVSDIVNMAAIAVVDAQGRNS from the coding sequence ATGGCAAAAATCAAGGACGCTCTTGAGTATCATTCAATGGGTCGTAAAGGAAAGATTGAGGTTATCTCAACCAAACCCTGTCAAACCGCAGCAGACCTCTCGCTGGCCTATTCGCCGGGTGTGGCAGAGCCCTGCCTGGCAATAGAAAAAAATCCGGATGATGCCTACAAGTACACCGCCAAAGGAAACCTGGTGGCCGTTGTCTCCAACGGTACTGCCGTCCTGGGCCTTGGTAACCTGGGGGCACTGGCCGGTAAGCCGGTCATGGAAGGGAAAGGGGTTCTTTTCAAGCGTTTTGCCGATATCGACGTCTTTGATATCGAACTTGACACCGAAAATCCGGATGAGATCATCAAGGCCTGCCAGCTGCTGGAGCCGACCTTTGGCGGTATCAACCTGGAAGATATCAAGGCCCCGGAATGTTTCTACATTGAGGAAGAGCTGAAAAAGACCATGAAGATCCCGGTCTTCCATGATGACCAGCATGGCACCGCCATCATTTCATCGGCAGCCCTGATTAACGCACTTGAGCTGGTTGGCAAGAATATTGAGGATATCAGGATCGTGGTGAACGGTGCCGGCGCTTCTGCCAACTCCTGCGCCAAGCTGGCGATTGCCCTGGGGGTCAAGCCGAACAACATGATCATGTGTGACACCAAGGGGGTCATCTACAAGGGCCGCAAGGAAGGCATGAACCCCTACAAGGAGCTCTTTGCCGCCGAGACACCTTTCCGCACCCTGGAGGAGGCCGCCAAAGGGGCCGACGTCCTGTTCGGCCTTTCCGCCAAAGGGGCCTTCACTGCCGACATGGTGCGCAGCATGGCGCCCAATCCGATCATCTTCGCCATGGCCAACCCGGACCCGGAGATCACCCCCGATGAGGCCCGCGCTGCCAGAGGTGATGTGATCATTGCCACCGGCCGCTCAGACTATCCCAACCAGGTTAACAACGTGCTGGGCTTTCCCTTTATCTTCCGCGGCGCCCTGGATGTGCGGGCCAGCTGTATCAATGAGGAGATGAAGCTGGCAGCGGTCAAGGCCCTGGCCAAGCTGGCCCGTGAAGAGGTGCCCGATTCGGTCAGCAAGGCCTATGGCAACCTCAAGTTTTCATTCGGCAGGGAGTACATCATCCCCAAGCCGTTTGATCCGCGGGTGCTGCTGCATGTTGCGCCGGCCATTGCCCAGGCGGCCATGGACAGCGGTGTTGCCCGGCAACCGATCGAGGATATGGAAAAGTACATCGAACACCTCGAATCGACCCAGGGCAAGTCAAAAGAGATCATGCGCTACATCATCAACAAGGCCAAGACCGACCCGAAACGGGTGGCCTTCCCTGAAGGTGACAACGAGAAGATGCTGCGCGCAGCCCAGATTCTGGTGGATGAAGGGATTGCCAAGCCGATCCTGATCGGCAACAGCATAAAAATCCGCAATAAAATCGACGAACTGGGACTTAATCTGGACGACGTGCAGATCGTTGACACCGAACATTCAAAATTTACCGAGCCCTATGCCCAGGAACTCTACCGGCTGAGACAGCGCAAAGGGATCACCGAGACCGAGGCGGGACGGATCATCCGCCGTAAATCCCGCAACCATTTCGGCGCCATGATGGTCAGAATGGGCGATGCCGATGCCATGCTGTCCGGTATTGATGCCCACTACCCCGAAACCATCCGCCCGGCACTGGAAGTTGTCGGAAAACAGCCGAATCTGACCTCGGTGCACGGCATGTACATGATGGTCTTCAAGAAGGGTGTCTATTTCATGGCCGATACCACGGTTGAAATCGACCCGTCTGCTGAAGAACTGGCTGAAACAGCCATCCTGGCCGCGCAAAACGTCAAGGTGTTTGATATTGACCCACGGGTGGCCATGCTCTCCTTCTCAAACTTTGGCTCAGTCCGTCACCCGCTCTCAGACAAGGTGCGGCGTGCCGTCGAGATCGTCAAGGAGCGGGAGCCCGACCTGATTATCGACGGCGAGATGCAGGCCGATACGGCAGTGGTACAGGAACTGCTGGATCACTTCAAATTCTCCAAGCTGAAGAACACGGCCAATGTCCTGATCTTCCCGGACCTCAACTCAGGCAACATCGCCTATAAACTGTTGGCCCGCCTGGGGGGGGCTGAGGCGATCGGACCGATCCTGATGGGGATGCAGAAGCCGGTCCATGTCCTCCAACGGGGTGATGACGTCAGTGACATCGTCAACATGGCTGCCATCGCCGTCGTTGATGCACAGGGCCGCAACAGCTGA
- a CDS encoding ROK family protein, whose amino-acid sequence MIDAAAGYIGIDIGGTNLRGALVRPGGEVIARFRSKSAIEGGADSFLGRLTEEIDRLIADARVSGLQVSGVGVGVPGLIGSDGVIHSSVNLRPLEGMNLSRSLEGRLGIPVLSANDANLIALGEAWAGAGQGMRSLAVITIGTGLGSGLILDGKLWTGADGFAAEFGHLTVAPEGIPCPCGNRGCLEQYVSAAALSRYGQGKTPETLALLAGEGDPGACAAFETIGYWLGTALAGLVNTLNLEGIIIGGGVAASFDLFAPAVLQTLKQRAFPQMVAALKLCQAALGDDAGLVGGALLAAGKRC is encoded by the coding sequence GTGATTGATGCGGCAGCCGGCTATATCGGCATTGATATCGGGGGGACAAACCTGCGTGGTGCGCTGGTGCGGCCGGGGGGCGAGGTGATAGCCCGCTTCAGGTCGAAGAGTGCCATTGAGGGCGGGGCAGATTCTTTCCTGGGGCGCCTGACAGAGGAAATTGACCGTCTGATCGCTGATGCCCGCGTTTCCGGTCTGCAGGTCAGTGGTGTCGGTGTTGGTGTGCCCGGTCTGATCGGAAGCGATGGTGTCATCCATTCATCCGTAAACCTGCGGCCGCTGGAGGGGATGAATCTGTCCCGTTCACTGGAGGGCCGGCTGGGAATACCGGTACTATCTGCCAATGATGCCAACCTGATCGCCCTGGGTGAGGCCTGGGCAGGTGCCGGACAAGGCATGCGCTCGCTGGCGGTGATAACCATTGGGACCGGATTGGGAAGCGGTTTGATACTTGACGGTAAACTCTGGACAGGTGCTGATGGCTTTGCCGCTGAATTCGGACATCTGACCGTTGCCCCGGAAGGGATTCCCTGCCCCTGCGGTAACCGCGGTTGTCTGGAACAGTATGTGTCGGCAGCGGCCCTGTCCCGATATGGCCAGGGTAAGACACCGGAAACCCTGGCCCTGCTGGCCGGGGAGGGCGACCCCGGTGCCTGTGCTGCATTCGAAACCATCGGTTACTGGTTGGGGACCGCCCTTGCCGGTCTGGTCAATACCCTGAATCTCGAAGGGATTATCATCGGCGGTGGTGTGGCGGCCAGCTTTGATCTGTTTGCCCCTGCCGTGCTGCAAACACTCAAACAGCGTGCCTTCCCCCAGATGGTGGCAGCGTTGAAGCTCTGTCAGGCAGCACTGGGGGATGATGCCGGACTTGTGGGAGGGGCGTTGCTGGCTGCGGGGAAGAGGTGCTAG
- a CDS encoding S-layer homology domain-containing protein — MKRIWLFLALTLVVLAGGCAKQVARCTAPEDNPAHHYLRGMEALEAGKTEVAQEKFDRALYCEENFSAAYGGKAIVAALKAKGMNDVSYRGVEVARVEEYLEKALKLAETDNDRFEYQLAVLRTATAVKGKDWLDRAEAAYRAAQSLEKLDERRLDYYQGKEAAAYFMGLAYLEGYQFRKAEDKFRETLDSRKMGKWNEPADKAWKKTAKIVRAMGGITVGDVGRKVAVKEAVSRGDLAALLVDEMKIDKLFAGRIPVKSQLDAMKAEFTPADLLSHPFLDEVNTIMKWKVRGLEPKFDQTTKAYLFKPEDKVLRGEMAFILEDVLIKLTGDEKLATAYFGQERSPFPDVKATSPFYNAVMNMTSRGIMEGELSGEFRFNEPVDGAEAILAIRMLQQKINIY; from the coding sequence ATGAAACGAATCTGGTTGTTCCTGGCGTTGACACTGGTTGTGCTGGCAGGGGGCTGCGCTAAACAGGTAGCCCGTTGTACGGCACCGGAAGACAATCCGGCACATCATTATCTGCGTGGTATGGAGGCGCTTGAGGCCGGTAAAACTGAGGTGGCCCAGGAAAAATTTGATCGGGCGCTCTATTGTGAGGAGAATTTTTCAGCGGCCTATGGCGGCAAGGCCATTGTGGCAGCCCTGAAGGCCAAAGGGATGAATGACGTCAGCTATCGTGGCGTAGAGGTGGCTCGTGTCGAGGAGTACCTTGAGAAAGCCCTGAAGCTTGCAGAAACCGACAATGACCGTTTTGAGTACCAGCTGGCTGTGCTGAGAACGGCAACTGCGGTAAAGGGCAAAGATTGGCTTGACCGGGCCGAAGCGGCCTACCGTGCGGCACAGTCCCTTGAGAAGCTGGATGAACGGCGGCTGGACTATTATCAGGGCAAGGAGGCTGCTGCCTATTTCATGGGGCTGGCCTACCTGGAAGGATATCAGTTCCGCAAGGCGGAGGATAAGTTCCGTGAGACCCTGGACAGCCGTAAGATGGGCAAGTGGAATGAACCTGCCGACAAGGCCTGGAAAAAGACTGCAAAGATTGTGCGGGCCATGGGGGGGATCACCGTTGGCGACGTTGGCCGCAAGGTCGCGGTAAAGGAAGCGGTGTCCCGTGGCGATCTGGCCGCCCTGCTGGTTGATGAGATGAAGATCGACAAGCTGTTCGCCGGACGTATCCCGGTCAAATCACAACTGGATGCCATGAAAGCCGAATTTACACCGGCAGACCTGTTGTCCCATCCGTTCCTCGATGAAGTCAACACCATCATGAAATGGAAGGTACGCGGGCTTGAGCCCAAGTTTGACCAGACCACCAAGGCCTATCTTTTTAAACCGGAAGACAAGGTGTTGCGTGGTGAGATGGCCTTTATCCTTGAAGATGTGCTGATCAAGCTGACCGGCGATGAAAAGCTGGCCACCGCCTATTTCGGCCAGGAACGTTCGCCCTTCCCGGACGTCAAGGCAACCTCTCCCTTCTACAACGCTGTCATGAACATGACCAGCCGTGGGATTATGGAGGGAGAACTGTCCGGTGAGTTCCGTTTTAACGAGCCGGTTGACGGCGCCGAGGCGATTCTTGCCATCCGGATGCTGCAGCAAAAAATCAATATCTATTAG
- a CDS encoding RNA polymerase sigma factor: MSASVQNSDEAGLLSACRNGDTRAFEQLVLRYQRSLYNVACRISANEADAAEIVQETFLAAWRKLRDFRGDASLSTWLTSIAVNQARTRWQQNRQKRGREESLDLPEGVGQGRGLQVASEQPSAVELLERSQLRELLERCIRALDQGFREVLVLRDMRELPYEEVGQVLGLREGTVKSRLFRAREAVRDCVTKGMSQP, encoded by the coding sequence GTGAGTGCTTCAGTGCAGAACAGTGATGAGGCAGGGCTGTTGTCTGCCTGCCGCAACGGCGATACCCGCGCCTTTGAACAGCTGGTGCTGCGCTATCAGCGCAGCCTGTACAATGTGGCCTGCAGGATCAGCGCTAATGAGGCCGACGCCGCTGAAATTGTTCAGGAAACGTTTCTGGCTGCCTGGCGCAAACTCAGGGATTTCCGCGGTGACGCCAGTCTTTCAACCTGGCTGACCAGCATTGCCGTTAATCAGGCCCGTACCCGCTGGCAGCAGAACCGGCAGAAGCGTGGCCGTGAGGAATCACTTGACCTGCCTGAGGGGGTGGGGCAGGGGAGGGGGCTGCAGGTCGCCTCGGAACAGCCGTCTGCTGTGGAACTGCTGGAGCGCTCCCAGTTGAGGGAACTGCTGGAACGGTGCATCAGGGCCTTGGACCAGGGCTTTCGTGAAGTGCTGGTGCTGCGTGATATGAGGGAGCTGCCCTATGAGGAAGTGGGGCAGGTGCTGGGATTGCGGGAAGGGACGGTGAAGTCGCGCCTGTTTCGGGCCCGCGAGGCGGTCAGGGACTGCGTCACCAAAGGTATGTCACAACCATGA
- a CDS encoding DUF2275 domain-containing protein, whose amino-acid sequence MKTHEELRSMLPALAGGELTEVDRTVLEQHLAECESCRRELGQLQAVVQAIRSTAELEPPSWLAPRIMAQIREEAVPRNGWFARLFLPLQVKLPLEALALVLICATAWYVMQDVERSQQRPRTVSEADRKAAPQVSRGTEPAAAPPVVPQTAPAPAQRSQADSGFAPAPVPERAASPEQSRSAVESAPPATGYEPSAGAPAPAAERGMAAKRKAERGDSRLDAAMPSPLRVGLVASDPAAVSDQLWELVRSLGGELLERRNRTVLIRIQGSRLPELFERLARLGRISERPSGELPRDAWLQVQIIW is encoded by the coding sequence ATGAAAACCCACGAAGAACTACGCAGCATGCTTCCGGCTCTGGCCGGGGGGGAGCTGACAGAGGTGGACCGGACCGTGCTGGAACAGCATCTGGCTGAATGTGAGTCCTGCCGCAGGGAGTTGGGGCAGCTACAGGCCGTGGTACAGGCCATACGCAGCACGGCTGAGCTGGAACCGCCGTCCTGGCTGGCTCCGCGCATTATGGCACAGATCCGGGAAGAGGCGGTCCCCCGGAACGGCTGGTTTGCCCGTCTGTTTCTGCCGCTGCAGGTCAAGCTGCCCTTGGAGGCGCTGGCCCTGGTGCTGATCTGTGCCACTGCCTGGTATGTCATGCAGGATGTCGAACGTTCGCAGCAGCGGCCCCGGACCGTGTCAGAGGCCGACAGAAAAGCCGCGCCCCAAGTCTCCCGCGGGACTGAACCGGCTGCAGCTCCTCCCGTTGTGCCGCAGACAGCGCCAGCTCCTGCGCAGCGCTCTCAGGCTGATTCCGGTTTTGCGCCGGCACCGGTGCCCGAACGTGCCGCATCACCTGAACAGTCCAGATCAGCTGTGGAATCTGCGCCTCCGGCAACCGGCTATGAGCCGTCTGCCGGAGCTCCGGCCCCTGCGGCTGAACGCGGGATGGCTGCCAAACGCAAGGCCGAGAGGGGCGACAGCCGCCTTGATGCGGCGATGCCGTCTCCACTGCGTGTAGGTCTGGTGGCCAGTGACCCGGCAGCGGTTTCCGACCAACTGTGGGAGCTGGTGCGGAGTCTGGGCGGGGAGCTGCTTGAACGCCGCAACAGAACTGTCCTGATCCGGATTCAGGGCAGCCGTCTGCCAGAACTGTTTGAGCGGCTTGCGCGGCTGGGACGGATCAGTGAGCGTCCATCCGGAGAACTGCCCCGCGATGCGTGGCTACAGGTGCAGATAATCTGGTAG
- the gspN gene encoding type II secretion system protein GspN, with protein MNLFLRLIGGFAAALAGLLLVMMLAVWFISDRSLDQALRERLEPQGLTLQARNLRTTIPFALAADQLTIGDLNGAWLTVEQFRLRLQLLPLLTGRVRLSLSGQSGSGSLRGSFSVYPLKKRSGSIRIAGLELASIPLLTSKLGGQLRGTARLDLDFATQQNGLLAGTAKLQIAALGLKGASIAGMSLPDLTVQEARGLVTTSGPRITVDSLAMQGDGIYLRLTGSTSITPNAPLNLSLQLMPTAEFLERQKSIFLLMMLYQTAPGSYTLPISGTIASPQLAGR; from the coding sequence ATGAACCTTTTCCTGCGCCTCATAGGCGGCTTTGCCGCCGCCCTGGCAGGCCTGTTACTGGTCATGATGCTGGCGGTCTGGTTTATTTCCGATCGTTCCCTTGATCAGGCACTCCGCGAGCGCCTGGAGCCGCAAGGGCTCACCCTGCAGGCCAGAAACCTGCGGACGACCATTCCCTTTGCACTGGCGGCAGACCAGCTGACCATCGGCGATCTGAACGGGGCATGGCTTACCGTTGAGCAGTTCCGTCTGCGCCTGCAGCTGCTCCCGCTGCTGACCGGCAGGGTCAGGCTGAGTCTGAGCGGCCAGAGCGGCTCCGGTTCATTGCGCGGCTCGTTCAGCGTCTACCCGCTCAAAAAACGTTCGGGAAGCATCCGTATCGCAGGACTGGAACTGGCCAGCATCCCGCTGCTCACCTCAAAACTGGGGGGGCAGCTGCGTGGCACGGCACGGCTGGATCTCGACTTTGCCACCCAGCAGAACGGCCTGCTTGCCGGAACCGCCAAACTGCAGATAGCGGCTCTGGGGCTCAAGGGTGCCAGTATTGCCGGCATGTCACTGCCTGATCTGACGGTGCAGGAGGCACGCGGACTGGTTACCACCAGCGGTCCCCGCATCACCGTTGACAGCCTGGCAATGCAGGGCGACGGCATCTACCTGCGCCTGACCGGCAGCACCAGTATCACCCCGAACGCCCCGCTCAACCTCAGTCTGCAACTGATGCCGACCGCTGAATTCCTTGAACGGCAGAAATCCATCTTCCTGTTGATGATGCTCTACCAGACAGCACCGGGCAGTTACACCCTGCCGATCAGCGGAACCATTGCATCACCGCAACTGGCAGGCAGGTAG